Part of the Anopheles coluzzii chromosome 3, AcolN3, whole genome shotgun sequence genome is shown below.
GCAAGAATTAGAAACATAGAAACGAGCGCGAGTGCAATTTTTAGTAAGAATTCAACGATGGAACAGCCGATCGAACCCGATGTAGAGGTTACCTTTACAATGCCTAGCTTTAATTTATCCACCGATCCGACGGCCGAAGCGGATGCAAAGCAACCACAACCAACATCGATTCCTGCAACGACAAACGCAACGATTCCAGCAACCGGTGGTGGCAACGCAAATGTCGCAGTACCTGCCACTCCAAAGCGAAGAGGCAGCGCAGTGAAAGAGCACACATCCGATTCTAAATTACAGAAACTAGAAGAGAAGGCCACCAAGGCTCAGGAGGCCTATGAGAAGGAAGAGAAGCTGCGCAAGGAGCTGGAGGCCCTCAACAGCAAGCTGCTGGCTGAGAAGACCGCTCTCTTGGACTCGCTGTCCGGTGAGAAGGGTGCCCTCCAGGAATACCAGGAGAAGGCCGCCAAGCTGACCGCCCAGAAGAACGACCTGGAGAACCAGCTGCGCGTAAGTATCCCGTGTTATGGTGGAAGTGCTTACAACTATAGGGCGATCTTTGCAAAGATCGTCTTTGTGTCGTTCGCCCGCCCGCCAGCGGATGCTGCGTTTGCTCACTATACTTACTATTACTGTGTTGTTTCGTGCGCGGTTCTATCGTTCTACAGGACACCCAGGAGCGCCTGGCCCAGGAAGAGGATGCCCGCAACCAGCTCTTCCAGACCAAGAAGAAGTTGGAGCAGGAAATCGGCAGCCAGAAGAAGGATGCTGAGGACCTGGAACTGCAGATCCAGAAGATTGAGCAGGACAAGGCCTCGAAGGATCACCAGATCCGCAACTTGAATGATGAGATCGCCCACCAGGATGAGCTCATCAACAAGCTGAACAAGGAGAAGAAGATGCAGGGTGAGGTCAACCAGAAGACCGCCGAAGAGCTGCAGGCCGCCGAAGACAAGGTGAACCACCTGAACAAGGTGAAGGCCAAGCTGGAGCAGACTCTGGATGAGCTGGAGGACTCGCTTGAGCGCGAGAAGAAGCTGCGCGGTGACGTCGAGAAGGCTAAGCGCAAGGTTGAGGGTGACCTCAAGCTGACCCAGGAGGCTGTTGCCGATCTGGAGCGCAACAAGAAGGAGCTGGAGCAGACCGTCCTGCGCAAGGATAAGGAGATCTCCGCCCTGTCTGCCAAGCTGGAAGACGAGCAGTCGCTGGTTGgcaagctgcagaagcagatCAAGGAACTGCAGGCTCGCATTGAGGAGCTCGAGGAGGAAGTCGAGGCCGAGCGTCAGGCCCGCGCCAAGGCTGAGAAGCAGCGTGCTGATCTGGCCCGCGAGCTCGAGGAGCTGGGCGAGCGTCTGGAGGAGGCTGGCGGTGCCACCTCGGCCCAGATTGAGCTGAACAAGAAGCGTGAGGCTGAGCTGGCTAAGCTGCGCCGCGATCTGGAGGAAGCCAACATCCAGCATGAGGGCACTCTGGCTAACCTGCGCAAGAAGCACAACGATGCCGTCGCTGAGATGGCCGAGCAGGTCGATCAGCTGAACAAACTGAAGACCAAGTGAGTATCGCGTAATGCCCCATCCTTCATAGGGTCTTGTGGGGCCCTGTTTACCTTTCTTTCGCAGGTCTGGTTGCAAGTGCCCTAACGACGCCACAAAGGGATTGCTGTTTGGTTGGAATGCGCGAAACGGTTGATCTAAACTGCatatttctttctcttttctttctcgCAATCTATATCTGCTCttgccaaacaaacaaaaaatctcttGCTTCTCGTACGCTCGTGGGGTGATATTTGCGGgaaatatgaaaacaaaacgcaataCTAACCAGGGCTGAACATGACCGCGCTAACATGTACAATGAGCTGAACAACACTCGTACTGCCTGCGATCAGCTGTCCCGCGAAAAGGTAACGTATCGGACACAGCCATGGAAAGGCATCTGCTCTTTCATACCACCGACGACCGCGTGCCCATGGGTGTACAACATGAATTACACTACAacaagggaaaacaaaaagccgAAGGAATCGACTAGCTTTCCTTTTCACCTCCTTCCCTATATTACATATCCAACCAAAGCAAAATTCAACCAACGAAGCAATTGAACCGATCCACAAACAGAGTACCAGACACGGACAGCAACACAACGGCAACAGAAGTGGCGATTGTGGCACATAACATAGAATGTGCTAAAGATGATCTTCATCTGCCTAGCAAACGTTGACAATTTCTATCAAAATCGAATATGTTTCATTTACAAACGAATGGTCCAACACAGAAATCATATATTCTCTTTCTGTTCACAATACTTATTCTCCTCAGAGCTGAGAAAGAGCGTACTCAATACTTTGCTGAGTTGAACGATGCCCGCATCGGTTGCGATCAGCTTTCCAATGAAAAGGTATACAGAGGCCATTAGCAATATTCAGCGTTCTTGTGCTCTTTCCGCTGCTGAATACTACTGATCTTACTAAAGAGTTGAATTTCATAGCTCTCTAAAACTTTCTACCAGAATCATTTTTAACCGTTTTGCTTCTTAAAATCTATAAGCAATTTACTACAACCCAATGCGCAGGCTAAAACACTACTGCAAACGATGTCTTTATTGACTTGCCGAATTACGCTGTAAATATATTTCGCCTTCTTTTCGAATGTATCGCCGTAAGCTCTACTCTGAGTAATCTTCTAAATTGAAATATTGGCTGCCTCTTCAACAATTTACTCTACTGCCAAATTCATTCATactaacacacatacacacaaacattcacTTTCTATCATTACTACTGTGTATATGACAAATTCCATTTCTACTTCAGTAAATTTACACACTTATATTTCCTTTAAAATTTCACTAGCCATACCAATTCACATAACCATCTTGTTGATACACTCACTCGGCTATACGCATCCTCTGTACAGAGCCAGATGTTTGACTACTGCGTACAGCGCAGCATGTGCCACTTGCTAACCCGTTTCTTTGATCGTGATGTACACAGGCCGCCCAGGAGAAGATCGccaagcagctgcagcacacTCTGAACGAAGTACAAAGCAAGTTGGACGAAACCAACCGCACTCTGAACGATTTCGATGCCTCCAAGAAGAAGCTGTCGATCGAGAACTCCGATCTGCTGCGCCAGCTGGAGGACGCCGAGTCGCAGGTGTCGCAGCTGAGCAAGATCAAGATCTCGCTCACTCAGCAGCTCGAGGATACCAAGCGTCTTGCCGACGAGGAGGCTCGCGAGCGCGCCACCCTGCTGGGCAAGTTCCGCAACCTGGAGCACGACCTGGACAACCTGCGCGAGCAGGTTGAGGAGGAGGCTGAGGGCAAGGGAGACATCCAGCGCCAGCTCAGCAAGGCCAACGCTGAGGCTCAGCTGTGGCGCAGCAAGTACGAGTCGGAGGGCGTTGCCCGTGCCGAGGAGCTCGAGGAGGCCAAGCGTAAGCTGCAGGCCCGCCTTGCCGAGGCTGAGGAGACCATCGAGTCGCTGAACCAGAAGTGCATTGCACTGGAGAAGACCAAGCAGCGCCTGGCCACCGAGGTCGAGGATCTGCAGCTCGAGGTTGACCGTGCCTCGTCGATTGCCAACGCTGctgagaagaagcagaaggcGTTCGACAAGATCATTGGAGAATGGAAGCTGAAGGTCGACGATCTGGCCGCCGAGCTGGATGCCTCGCAGAAGGAGTGCCGCAACTACTCGACCGAGCTGTTCCGTCTGAAGGGTGCCTACGAGGAGGGCCAGGAGCAGCTTGAAGCCGTCCGCCGTGAGAACAAGAACTTGGCCGATGAGGTCAAGGATCTGCTGGACCAGATCGGTGAGGGTGGCCGCAACATCCACGAGATCGAGAAGTCGCGCAAGCGCCTGGAGGCCGAGAAGGACGAGCTGCAGGCCGCCCTCGAGGAGGCTGAAGCCGCCCTGGAGCAGGAGGAGAACAAGGTTCTGCGTGCTCAGCTTGAACTGTCTCAGGTCCGTCAAGAAATTGACCGCCGCATCCAGGAGAAGGAAGAAGAGTTCGAGAACACTCGCAAGAACCACCAGCGCGCCCTGGACTCGATGCAGGCTTCCCTGGAGGCCGAAGCCAAGGGCAAGGCCGAGGCTCTGCGTATGAAGAAGAAGCTGGAAGCCGACATCAACGAGCTGGAGATTGCTCTGGATCACGCCAACAAGGtaagcaaacgaacgaacagcATCCCCATCCGGTGCCAGCAGCACCATCTGAAACAAAACTAACCCGATAATCCACTCGTTTCATACGCAGGCTAACGCTGAGGCCCAGAAGAACATCAAGcgctaccagcagcagctgaaggaCGTCCAGAGCGCCCTGGAGGAGGAACAGCGCGCCCGCGACGATGCCCGCGAGCAGCTGGGTATCTCGGAGCGCCGTGCCAACGCTCTCCAGAACGAACTGGAGGAGTCGCGCACCCTGTTGGAGCAGGCCGACCGTGGCCGTCGCCAGGCCGAGCAGGAGCTCAGCGATGCTCACGAGCAGCTGAACGAAGTGTCCGCCCAGAACGCTTCGATCGCCGCCGCCAAGAGGAAGCTCGAGTCTGAGCTGCAGACCCTGCACTCCGACCTGGATGAGCTGCTGAACGAGGCCAAGAACTCCGAGGAGAAGGCCAAGAAGGCTATGGTTGATGCCGCTCGTCTGGCTGATGAGCTGCGCGCCGAGCAGGACCATGCCCAGACCCAGGAGAAGCTGCGCAAGGCGCTTGAGCAGCAGATCAAGGAGCTGCAGGTCCGCCTGGATGAGGCCGAATCGAACGCCCTGAAGGGAGGCAAGAAGGCTATCCAGAAGCTGGAGCAGCGCGTCCGCGAGCTCGAGTCGGAGCTGGACAGCGAACAGAGACGACATGCCGATGCCCAGAAGAACCTGCGCAAGTCGGAGCGTCGCATCAAGGAGCTGACCTTCCAGTCGGAGGAAGACCGCAAGAACCACGAGCGCATGCAGGATCTGGTTGACAAGCTGCAGCAGAAGATCAAGACTTACAAGAGGCAGATTGAGGAAGCCGAGGAGATCGCCGCCCTCAACTTGGCCAAGTTCCGTAAGGCCCAGCAGGAGCTGGAGGAAGCCGAGGAGCGTGCCGACATTGCCGAACAAGCTGCCACCAAATTCCGCACCAAGGGAGGACGTGCCGGTTCCGTACAGCGTGGTGCTAGCCCAGCAGTAAGTACCATGTAAACAAGGGCTGGTCCCAGCCCCCTCTCGCCTCAGTCAGCATGCCATCAACCTTTTTCGCAGTGCTTTTCAACCCAATGTTCTATCTGAGTACTTTTGAATCATCCACGCCATTTTTAACCGCTCGTGCTGCACAGGCAGCCGAGCGCGCAACGCGAACCCTTTGCtagaggaaaaaagaaaagaaaggttAGCCATCTGAATTCACTCATTTGCGCGGTTTGGCCAATTTTTATTACTAGTGGGCACCAGAGAGGGGCCATTCAGAATAAAGTCGAGTCGCGAATTTGTTAAGAAacgaaatagaaaataattgaGCGGATTACGGCTTCGTGCAGAGGATCCGACCTAGCTTAGCTTCTCTCTCCTCAGCTGAACCCTTAAGAAGATaaagaaaacagaacaaaaaacagaaacaacagcaacatcagcgTAAAATCCTTTCACACCTCGGTGAAAAACTTTATTCGAGAAGAATAAAATCGAATGATGCGAATGATATAATGATAACTTAGCTGCAATTTTCATCACCCTAGTTCGCTTTCCGTTGTGGGTTTTCTacagttttgtttgctacATAGCTATATCATCTCAACCGCAACGAATCTTTTCTTACTACTTACCCACTCTTTTGTatcttgtttatttattttttttatatctacCTTTGTATTTGCTATCGAATCtaccttttgtttttgttttatatccTACTGTTACCGCGAAGATGCTTCTCTCTTCATCCATTAAACCGAATGCAATCAGAATTACCAAATACAGTTGTACTGGAAGTCTGctaaaacgaaacgaaaccaataattcttcctttctttgtaTCAATCCAGCCGTCGGTGGTCAGAGCGTAAAGCGTGTCCGCTGACTCCCAAGCAGTTGTGTTTGATTGAGAGTATGTGTATGCGAACCGTTTTTACGACCAAAGAAATCCCAAAAGAATCCCGAAGCCTTCCTAGCAACCCCCCTCTCTACTGATACGATTGCGATTATTCCTTCGactcttcgtcttcttctgcCTTCACTTCTAcgtcttattcttcttctcgcCACCGAGCTGCAACTGCACTTCTGCAAAGAGCAAACTTTATGATacgactgtgtgtgtatgtgtgtatccAAAACGAAACTAGAACCCAAAATCCCACCATTGCAAAGTATCCGCCACCTACCATAGCGTTCGGCTTGATCAGGCCAACCAGTAAGTGCTCTTTAGCTCTCCGCAAGCCACCGATAATGGGGTTTTGCATGAGcaagtttattattttctgtttctttttttgtgttacaaTAACATATTTACCAAACATTTCCAATTGTTTCAATTGTTCCCCGTTATTGTACCCTATTTCCGTACCTACTCCAACAATCTGTAAAGGATGTCTTATACTCCTTCTCTCTCTgtattcctttttgtttctgctAATCTACTGATATTTTACCAAAACGACTAAATGTCTCCAACCAATGAAGCACCCATTAACCGAGAGCATTGTGTAGTATTATTAGCCTCATTGTCTCATTAGTGTACTATTTGTAATCGACCCGATTTAATCACATCACACCGAACAGCCCTGTACAACTCGATCATCCGCCAAACGAGCCCCTCTCATCTCACGATCGAACATACGAACGAACCCTTGAACAAGCTGGCGATGCGCAATGGGAGTTCCACCTCATTTTACTACCTACCTTTCTTCAGAAATCAGAATCGTCAATTTCTTTCACTCGATAGCACACATTatgcacagtgtgtaaaccaTTTGAGCATGGTTTCATTTCTCATGCATTTCTGGGAAGCTGTTCCCTTGGAACGACGCACAGCCATCTCATGGCATACTCACATCACATTTCATTcggtgagagtgtgtgtgtgcaatgtgttgtttttaccATTTTCTCTAACTGTCAGCTGTCGTAGAAGTTTCTTATCCCCCCATTAGCTGCCGGTGCAAAAGCCGGCTCCAAGCTACCCTACCCCCGCCACTCACTTCCTTCGCACAGCTTACCAAAAGCAATACTGACTCTGGGGTACGACCCCTGCcgtttctcttctctttttgcAGCCCCAGAGACAGCCGTCTGCCATGCCTGCTCTTGCAGGACTGAACCTTCCCACATTCGACGATCACGGTTTCTAAATTCGTTCAGCACACAACACCAACCCCCAAACAGCAACAGAACAACAGCGCAGTACACCACCTTCAGCAGCACAGGGAGTCACACCATCCAACCCTGTGTGCATCTGTTAACACTTTAGTGTCGTAACCCCGCACCAGCAAAACAAGTGTCCGCTAATCCTTTCTGTGAGTCGAGGTGTGTCCGTTCTAATGATCAGCTCCTTCTCCACGCATATCAACCCGGGGCAGCGGCACAGCGCACAAATTCGCCCTTCCCGTCAGTGACCCGCCGCCGGAAGTCGTTCGAAGCCGTTAACTATCGAAtacaaaacatgaaaaaagaGACACGTAACAACATCAACATAAAATGTACCGCGCCGGTACACAGGGAGCTAAGGAATGGGGCACGAaacatcaccagcagcaacatcgGTGCCGCGTTCGGTAAGCCAGAAAAGTAGGTAGCGGATGGAGAACGGAAAGTACTTTCGGACCACCTGTCATCCACCCGCGTCCGGACAGAggaaggaaaagggaaaagaatcAAATCTTACAGCAGCGTCGCAAATGGAAAGCTaactaaaaaaagaaaaaagagacacacaacacacgagcACGAGCAAAAAATACAAAGTTTAGGACATCTACTATCAATGGAAACACGTACGTTTGATTGGACAAACGGTTTTACGTTAAAGCTAATACGTCAGCCCTTTAAACTAGAACGCTAAAACagatttgttcttttttggcaCTTTCCCCTTCCTTCTTGGCTGTTGCTTTCCGCTTTTCTGCACCTGCACCTACTTTTCACCCCGGCACCCGGACGCATTCCTGACCCCATTGCCGGCGCGCCATCGAAATCGACAACCGAAATTCATCTCCATCACGAATCAGTGCGGTTACGGCCGCGGTTCGGTGAAATGAAGCGCCGGGCTGCACGCCCGTGTTCGAAGTGTGTCGGTCGGAAGACGATCTATTGAAACGAATGCGATCACCCTGAAAATCAACAGCGACCACGTGAGGCCCACATGAAGAAAAGCCAACAGCGACACGTGGAGTTCCCTGAACCCTCCAtatgcaaaagaagaaaacacaaaagcaTAAAGAGCGAAAATCAATCCCACtcggaagaagatgaagaacaaaaacaaaaagaaaacattcacgctaagcaaaagcaacaacaacaacggctttgcacaattgaattgaaaaacaaTCCGTTTTATATATCCGCTGTACTGCGAGTTGGTGACGACGAAGGTGGTGTGGGACATTTGAACCAAAGAGATCGATACTAAGAAGAACCCAAGGAAAACcatgaaaaactaaacaaacggAATACTTAGACATTAATGAACATCAAAACAGAAATGATAATGATTTGCAAATAGTGTTTATACAGAGTTTTTACTTCAAACCTATCCCATATTTGCTTTTGTACACCACCAACCAACGTTCAGTTTTAAATTATCCGTCGAACAAAGTTTCATTTACTATCTCCAGTTCCCTTTTCCCCAATTGCCACAGACACAACAGTCAACTCCACCCTTCGTTCTTCGAGTATGGTTTTGTacgttgtttaattttttgtatcCGTGGCAAACAGTTTTCGctctgaatgttttttttaattatattttttataacaaaagtaatacaaaatgtatttatttttataatttaaaaagatGAGAGAAGGTAATAATAACGAAATAAGATACTTCTATTCGAAAATGAATGCAACTGTGTGATTGGTTTCGGGTTCGGGAGCGATCGGGGAAAatctgggggggggggggggtgggggggtgtTTAACCATGATATCACAAGCACTTATTAGCATTATGTTGTGGAAAGAAACATTATAAAGGCTGCAGTAAATAGACGAAGCTTAATAAAAGCAACAAGGGTTAGAATATGATCGAAGCTGCAACTTTTTCGCCATATTTTTCACGCGCGCGCTCCATCCTTCGTAGGTTGAGTGTACCAAGTGCTGCTTACACGTTGGGAAATCAGCAACATTAAGATTACGATAATGTGAGGCGCGATCACTTACTCGTTTGACGCGCAAGCTTCTACAAAGTTGGGTGACATCGATTCCCAACCAGACCGACGTTCAGTTACAAAGAATGGCTATCCGGTTATGAAATAGTAGTAAGTGTTCCTGTGTAGAGAAGTATAACCACACATATCGTAACGccatagaagaaaaagaatgtCAAGatcaatgttttatttgtgtatAATTATACACATACTTATCTTAGgatattgtttaatttttgaattgtttgtttCTCGTTCTTTAGATAACAGTGATCCGTGTGAACGTTTCTAAAAAGTTGAATGCTTACAGGAGTTTCATCCCTGATTCATCCCGATAACAATGAGCAGTTTAGGCAGGAGAATGATAGATcggagcgagagcgagagcgactCGAGAGCATTAGATAAACGAAAGTGAGCGAAGACGGGCGTTTATTGGAAATGAACGAATAAAGTACcgttatattattattcttattattattcttattcttattattagtattattattatagttattattattattattattattattattattattattattattatgatgatgattattattattattattattattattattattattattattttattattattattattattattttattattattattattattattattattattattattattattattattattattattattattattattattattattattattattataattattattattattattattattattattattattattattattattattcttgttattattattattattattattattattattattattattattattattattattattattattattattattattattattattattattattattattattattattattattattattattattattattattattattattattattattattattattattattattattattattattattattattgttattattattattattattattattattcttgttattattattattattattattattattattattattattattattattattattattattattattattattattattattattattattattattattattattattattattattattattattattattattattattattattattattattattattattattattattattattattattattattattattattattgttattattattattattattattattattattattattattattattattattattattattattattattattattattattattactattattattattattattattattattattattattattattattattattattattattattatcgcAGCTGATGGATCTGAGAAACACAAAGTGCCTGAATGCCAATGATACCTACCCCTCCTATTTTTCGTGGCAGGGTTACTCTCTCGACGGATGCTTTTAGGTGACGCGagagattattattattattatcaatattattactattattaacATTTTACTGAAGTTTTTTGAGCTGAAGATTCAGTAATCCTTGCAGTAAAAGAAATGTTAACTGAATCATTCGGTAATGTTCGGGGCTCTCCAAAATGACTGCTCGTTTACTAAAATTACAATAAAGCCTTTCGcatattactgatttttcagtagtTGGTAGCTATTAAAAAGCGATGGAATATTGCTTTAAAATTAAGTTTTTATTAATGCAAAGATATTGCCAGTCCCTCAGTTCATATTCATCAATGTTTTACGTTATTTGatacagtttttatactgttTTTTGCCATAACATTTGATGATGGCTCAGTAATCGCTCACAGACATCACGAAATTTTAGCAACCACAGTTAATTGTGGCAAAGATGTTAAACACCAACACGACCGCAAATACTTTAAAATTAGTTCTGCAAGTCGAAATATCACCTTATTTTTATCGGGATGACTGTAACCATCTAccaaattaaattttgatcATCATGCGCAAGAGGACACCGCGTTACTTTGTTTTGATGTCGATTTGACATAatgaattgctgcattttcagtaatttgttttgttgatattCAGTGAAACGACCAATTTGACACtgattttactgattttcagttaaattttcattactgaaatgcattcagtaAATTGTGTTACTGCAAATAagtaaaaacatgacattTTTGCTGAAAAccagtaaaatattctattactgTATcgtttcagcaaaaaaaaactttgctgaagcaggatgagaaaatttgccGTGTAAGAATGGGAAtggatttatgaaaaaaattgtGCGTTAAAAGGGATATTTAAAGAGCTTTACAGACAATACTTTcaacataataaaataatgaacatGTTCAATTATACATTTACTAATTTATATTGGTTTCTTTTAATTGATCAAcagtgaaatgtttcattgtAAGTTATCACTTTATTTTACACTCTTCAATGGGATATTCTAGTCACCCGTATTTCCCGTAGCAAATAATAAGCAGCAAAATTAATAAAGTCGTTTTGGGACTAAAAACATTACAGCTATGAATCATTCCGCATATGCATAGTTTACGACCTTTCCTTTGGTGTAACCCAAGTTAATAGTATAATGATGAAGCAATGCGCATTCTTATTCCTCTCTGCATTGTTTGCTGTCTCTTTTAAAAACAACTTTGCTGTTCATTCAAAAGCTGTTTCAATGCACAGTAGTACAGTAACGCTTTACGATCGCTGGGTTCAGCACTATATACTATGCACGCTGATCATGTTTAGTCTTTCCCCTATTAGCCATCATTTCTGGCTGATATTGTTTGGGCTGCACACGAGCTAGTTGTAAATTTTGTGCAATATACTGCGAAAACCACGAACTGAGCCGTTTGCCCGCACCAAACTCTTCACACGTAGCCAGAAACACATCATTCAGCTGTGGCAAGATCGCATGATCGAGTGTCGGAAAGAGATGATGCAAATAGTGATCACCGAAGGTGGTTAACACTTTCAACAACGATCCCTCCACACCTCTTCGCTCTACAATTGTGGCCATCTGGTAAAgtccaaaatccatgtcattactaccgaaaagaaaagaaagagataatAGGTTTAATATGATTCGATAGTGAAATTAACATAGAAATCTGTGTAGGAAAACGTACGGAAATAAATCACCGGAATGCAGTGCTTTCGGATGATGATGGCCAGCGCTCAGTCCAATAAGCCCAAAGAAGAAGCTGGCCATCAACACCACAAACAGCCACAGTTGGAAAATTACACCGATGCGTTCCGGATTGGTAGCGTACATAAAGGCGGGCAGCAGGAAAGGAATTAGATCGTCCAGATGAAACCGGTTCTTCCCTTGGCTGAAGCTATCCATCAACCGCTTGAGGTACTCGCTCAGAAAGATCGAGCCGTATATAAACGGCCCATAGAACCAGGAACCGTACCGCTGGAAGCTGTTCTTAAGATCCGCCCACGGTAGATAGCACAGGAAGGGCTCGAACGACGAAATTTCCATATCGAGCACTGAATTCGGGAACAGGTGGTGAGAAATGGCGTGCGATACACGCCACTCCCTGAAAGAGTTCAAAACAACGAGAGATACAGTAAAAATAACTATATAACACAATTTTACCTGACGCACAACTTACCGATAGCTAAGAAACGCAATGTTAAACGCGTACATGCGCCAGTTATCTCGCTGGTGTAGAAAATTGTGCGCCGCAATTACGGTTGCGTTTACGCAGATGGCACAAACTATTCCAATGGCGAAACTTTCTAGCCTGACGGCTAGGTAGGCGGTCAGCATCACGCACACTATCAGTCCATCCACTATCTGGCGCGAGCGTTCCTTTGGCGCGGGATTCACGCGGCCCAACTGTTCCCTGATACGCTGCTTGAGGGTTCGATAGAATCCATGCTCGTGAAACGTTAGCCTACAGTTGCGTGGTTG
Proteins encoded:
- the LOC120956570 gene encoding myosin heavy chain, muscle isoform X6; translated protein: MPKPPVQVGEDPDPTEFLFVSLEQKRIDQSKPYDSKKACWVPEEKEGYVLGEIKATKGELVTVALPGGETKDFKKDLVSQVNPPKYEKCEDMSNLTYLNDASVLHNLRQRYYAKLIYTYSGLFCVVINPYKRYPLYTNRCAKMYRGKRRNEVPPHLFAVSDGAYVNMLTNHENQSMLITGESGAGKTENTKKVIAYFATIGASGKKDENAEKKGSLEDQVVQTNPVLEAFGNAKTVRNDNSSRFGKFIRIHFTGSGKLAGADIETYLLEKARVISQQTLERSYHIFYQIMSGSVKGLKEKCFLSNDVYDYMIIAQGKTTIPNVDDGEEMGLTDEAFNVLGFTQEEKDNIYRITSAVMHMGRMQFKQKGREEQAEADGTEDGDRVAKLLGVGTDDLYKNLLKPRIKVGNEFVTKGQNKDQVTNSVGALCKGIFDRLFKWLVKKCNETLDTKQKRAQFIGVLDIAGFEIFDFNGFEQLCINFTNEKLQQFFNHHMFVLEQEEYKREGINWAFIDFGMDLLACIDLIEKPMGILSILEEESMFPKATDQTFAEKLMTNHLGKSAPFMKPRPPKPGIPAGHFAIGHYAGVVSYNITGWLEKNKDPLNDTVVDQFKKGSNALMVEIFADHPGQSADPAAAKGGRGKKGAGFATVSSSYKEQLNNLMTTLKSTQPHFVRCIIPNEMKTAGVVDAHLVMHQLTCNGVLEGIRICRKGFPNRMMYPDFKLRYKILNPKAVDGLDVEKEGRKIAQLIIEAVGLNADQYRLGMTKVFFRAGVLGQMEEFRDERLSKIMSWMQAWCRGYLSRKEFKKMQEQRVSLEIVQRNLRKYLKLRTWAWWKLWQKVKPLLNVSRVEDQIAKLEEKATKAQEAYEKEEKLRKELEALNSKLLAEKTALLDSLSGEKGALQEYQEKAAKLTAQKNDLENQLRDTQERLAQEEDARNQLFQTKKKLEQEIGSQKKDAEDLELQIQKIEQDKASKDHQIRNLNDEIAHQDELINKLNKEKKMQGEVNQKTAEELQAAEDKVNHLNKVKAKLEQTLDELEDSLEREKKLRGDVEKAKRKVEGDLKLTQEAVADLERNKKELEQTVLRKDKEISALSAKLEDEQSLVGKLQKQIKELQARIEELEEEVEAERQARAKAEKQRADLARELEELGERLEEAGGATSAQIELNKKREAELAKLRRDLEEANIQHEGTLANLRKKHNDAVAEMAEQVDQLNKLKTKAEHDRANMYNELNNTRTACDQLSREKAAQEKIAKQLQHTLNEVQSKLDETNRTLNDFDASKKKLSIENSDLLRQLEDAESQVSQLSKIKISLTQQLEDTKRLADEEARERATLLGKFRNLEHDLDNLREQVEEEAEGKGDIQRQLSKANAEAQLWRSKYESEGVARAEELEEAKRKLQARLAEAEETIESLNQKCIALEKTKQRLATEVEDLQLEVDRASSIANAAEKKQKAFDKIIGEWKLKVDDLAAELDASQKECRNYSTELFRLKGAYEEGQEQLEAVRRENKNLADEVKDLLDQIGEGGRNIHEIEKSRKRLEAEKDELQAALEEAEAALEQEENKVLRAQLELSQVRQEIDRRIQEKEEEFENTRKNHQRALDSMQASLEAEAKGKAEALRMKKKLEADINELEIALDHANKANAEAQKNIKRYQQQLKDVQSALEEEQRARDDAREQLGISERRANALQNELEESRTLLEQADRGRRQAEQELSDAHEQLNEVSAQNASIAAAKRKLESELQTLHSDLDELLNEAKNSEEKAKKAMVDAARLADELRAEQDHAQTQEKLRKALEQQIKELQVRLDEAESNALKGGKKAIQKLEQRVRELESELDSEQRRHADAQKNLRKSERRIKELTFQSEEDRKNHERMQDLVDKLQQKIKTYKRQIEEAEEIAALNLAKFRKAQQELEEAEERADIAEQAATKFRTKGGRAGSVQRGASPAPQRQPSAMPALAGLNLPTFDDHGF